The Nerophis ophidion isolate RoL-2023_Sa linkage group LG09, RoL_Noph_v1.0, whole genome shotgun sequence genome contains a region encoding:
- the LOC133559596 gene encoding uncharacterized protein LOC133559596, producing the protein MKFTVLFAFWGSLLCLCWSVDQVQFFEKGGELHLRPNKSGPLTNVVWLLNNDLVAEWDAGHDVVYYGNFTTRTTLNTVTGELKISGVRAQDRGTFTLELNKVSQQNAFIVKIISPVPKPQIHVSPVACSKDSVRCKLHCGGDTGEAEPVTFQWTHNSDVKTEDITIDVINQEVEGFSCFMTNPISQKKSEPFANPFYQEKDNISPGGIAGLVIMFLVVVVAAVVGALFYCHKRKRHEEGTRPTSTNRSERVPLDEP; encoded by the coding sequence ATGAAGTTTACTGTACTTTTTGCGTTTTGGGGCTCGTTGTTGTGTCTTTGCTGGTCGGTTGACCAGGTTCAATTTTTCGAAAAGGGCGGGGAACTGCATCTACGACCTAACAAGTCGGGACCCCTTACCAACGTGGTGTGGCTTCTCAACAACGACCTGGTCGCCGAGTGGGACGCCGGTCATGACGTCGTCTACTACGGCAATTTCACAACTCGAACCACCCTGAATACGGTGACCGGGGAACTGAAGATTTCCGGTGTGCGCGCGCAGGACAGGGGCACGTTCACGCTGGAGTTAAACAAGGTCTCTCAGCAGAACGCCTTCATTGTCAAGATCATCAGTCCAGTACCTAAACCTCAGATCCATGTGTCCCCGGTGGCGTGTTCCAAAGACTCGGTCCGATGCAAGCTGCACTGCGGCGGAGACACCGGCGAGGCCGAACCGGTGACCTTCCAGTGGACGCACAACTCAGATGTCAAGACAGAAGACATCACCATTGACGTCATCAATCAAGAAGTGGAGGGCTTCTCCTGCTTCATGACAAACCCCATCAGCCAGAAGAAAAGCGAGCCCTTCGCCAACCCCTTTTATCAGGAAAAGGACAACATCTCACCGGGAGGGATCGCCGGCCTGGTTATCATGTTCCTGGTGGTCGTGGTGGCGGCAGTGGTCGGCGCCCTATTCTATTGCCACAAGCGCAAACGCCATGAAGAAGGAACACGTCCAACCAGCACGAACCGGTCCGAGCGGGTGCCGCTGGACGAGCCTTGA
- the LOC133559597 gene encoding uncharacterized protein LOC133559597: MTLSGNEDNYVYQTSFFFFGLSPAYRYIATTINFVFNFFTSFLYYDDVIYYGKFKNRTTPNTVSGELKISGVGAQDGGKFTLELNKVSQRNSFIFKIISPVPKPQIHVSPVACSKDSVRCKLHCGGDTSEAEPVTFQWSHNPEVKTENITIDVINQEVKSFSCFMTNPISQKESEPFANPFYQEKDNIIAPGGIAGLVIMFLVVVEAAVGGALA; this comes from the coding sequence ATGACGCTTTCGGGAAATGAAGATAACTACGTTTaccaaacttctttttttttttttggactctcCCCTGCTTACCGCTACATAGCCACGACTATTaactttgtatttaatttttttacttcatttttgtattatgaTGACGTCATCTACTACGGCAAGTTCAAAAACAGAACCACCCCGAATACAGTGAGCGGGGAACTGAAGATCTCCGGTGTGGGCGCGCAGGACGGGGGCAAGTTCACGCTGGAGTTAAACAAGGTCTCTCAGCGGAACTCCTTCATTTTCAAGATCATCAGTCCAGTACCTAAACCTCAGATCCATGTGTCCCCGGTGGCGTGTTCCAAAGACTCGGTCCGATGCAAGCTGCACTGCGGCGGAGACACCAGCGAGGCTGAACCGGTGACCTTCCAGTGGTCGCACAACCCAGAGGTCAAGACAGAAAACATCACTATTGACGTCATCAATCAAGAAGTGAAGAGCTTCTCCTGCTTCATGACGAACCCCATCAGCCAGAAGGAAAGCGAGCCCTTCGCCAACCCCTTTTATCAGGAAAAGGACAACATCATCGCACCGGGAGGGATCGCCGGCCTGGTTATCATGTTCCTGGTGGTCGTGGAGGCGGCAGTGGGCGGCGCCCTGGCTTGA